The Phoenix dactylifera cultivar Barhee BC4 chromosome 9, palm_55x_up_171113_PBpolish2nd_filt_p, whole genome shotgun sequence genome window below encodes:
- the LOC103709621 gene encoding IQ domain-containing protein IQM1-like → MSLWARVIRSKNVGLTGDAEDVLVKSFSIGDNDVKMTLRLDSFKRSNSGTKSSCNGSCKAVPGESLSFINWECEKTKLDMTAAFKIQDSEYCKMEPTSMKSKGNVRVPELNPPMRPLVSPRPKCELDAAAVKLQKVYKSYRTRRNLADCAVVIEELWWKAMDFASLKHSSISFFDVEKPETAVSRWARARTRAAKVGKGLSKNHRAQKLALQHWLEAIDPRHRYGHNLRFYYDVWFESESAQPFFYWLDVGEGKEVNLEKCPRNKLQQQCIKYLGPKEREAYEVIVEDGKLIYKQSGVLVNSSEGSKCIFVLSTYRALYVGQKRKGSFQHSSFLAGGATTAAGRLVVTQGILKAIWPYSGHYLPTEENFNEFISFLEENNVDLTDVERCSSEKDDEYPPLKKSKTEAVMEVAEDATTSQPGDLSDTEEEEPPTEPSEAEFKGNNCQKPMTIELSKCLSCKWTTGAGPRIGCVREYPTDLQFKALEQVNLSPRIIPSPVGNKGPIPSPRPSPGMRLSLANMVLPTRTITLTLPKPARR, encoded by the exons ATGTCTCTCTGGGCACGGGTCATAAGGAGCAAGAATGTGGGCTTGACAGGAGATGCAGAAGATGTTTTGGTGAAATCTTTTAGCATTGGTGACAATGATGTCAAGATGACTTTGAGATTAGATAGTTTCAAGAGAAGCAATTCAGGGACCAAGTCATCATGTAACGGTTCCTGCAAAGCGGTCCCGGGAGAATCATTAAGCTTTATAAATTGGGAATGTGAGAAAACTAAGCTGGACATGACTGCTGCTTTCAAGATTCAGGACTCTGAATACTGTAAGATGGAACCTACTTCTATGAAGAGCAAAGGGAATGTTAGAGTTCCTGAACTGAACCCGCCCATGCGTCCTTTAGTATCCCCGAGGCCTAAGTGCGAGCTTGATGCCGCAGCTGTTAAGCTTCAGAAGGTATATAAGAGTTACCGGACCCGAAGAAATCTGGCGGATTGTGCAGTTGTAATCGAGGAATTATG GTGGAAAGCAATGGATTTTGCATCCCTCAAGCACAGCTCAATTTCCTTCTTCGATGTTGAAAAACCAGAGACAGCAGTTTCGCGCTGGGCCAGGGCACGAACAAGAGCTGCCAAG GTTGGTAAGGGTTTGTCCAAAAACCACAGGGCTCAAAAGCTGGCATTGCAACACTGGCTTGAGGCA ATCGATCCACGCCACCGATATGGGCACAATCTGCGTTTCTACTACGATGTCTGGTTTGAGAGCGAGAGCGCACAGCCATTCTTCTATTG GTTGGATGTTGGCGAAGGCAAGGAAGTGAATCTTGAGAAGtgcccaagaaataaactccaACAGCAATGCATCAAGTACCTTGGACCG aaggagagggaggcatATGAAGTCATCGTCGAGGATGGGAAACTCATATATAAGCAAAGTGGAGTGCTTGTGAACAGTAGTGAAGGTTCTAAGTGTATATTTGTTCTCAGCACATACAGGGCTTTGTATGTGGGACAG AAGAGGAAAGGCTCGTTTCAGCACTCAAGTTTTCTGGCTGGAGGCGCTACAACAGCTGCTGGGAGATTGGTTGTGACACAGGGGATTTTGAAG gccATATGGCCATACAGTGGTCATTACCTCCCAACTGAGGAGAACTTTAACGAGTTCATCAGCTTCCTTGAAGAAAACAATGTAGACCTTACTGATGTCGAG AGATGTTCAAGTGAAAAGGATGATGAATACCCTCCACTGAAGAAGTCTAAGACTGAGGCAGTGATGGAGGTGGCAGAGGATGCTACAACATCTCAACCAGGAGACTTGAGCGACACCGAGGAGGAAGAGCCTCCTACCGAGCCTTCAGAGGCAGAGTTCAAGGGCAACAACTGTCAGAAACCAATGACGATCGAGTTGAGCAAGTGCTTATCATGCAAATGGACAACTGGGGCTGGGCCTCGCATTGGGTGCGTCCGGGAATACCCCACAGATCTCCAGTTCAAGGCACTGGAGCAAGTTAATCTTTCACCAAGGATCATCCCCTCGCCGGTGGGGAACAAGGGTCCCATCCCTTCTCCACGCCCCAGCCCTGGGATGAGGCTTTCCCTTGCAAACATGGTCCTTCCTACCCGCACCATCACTCTAACTCTTCCCAAGCCCGCGAGAAGATGA
- the LOC113461809 gene encoding BTB/POZ domain and ankyrin repeat-containing protein NPR1-like encodes MEVSHLTAATAFSDSDNGSTVCFSDAIPAAASVVESATADVEALRRLSDNLGSLFQSPDFDFCADASIAVAGSPLREVRAHRCVLSTRSPFFREVFARREKGVPAKLELRELVRDLEVGYEALVAVLGYLYRGRVGPLPRGFCSCVDEECSHEGCRPAVDFMVQVLYASFTFEISELVNLFQRHLLDILKKVAIDDIPVILNVANMCSKSCARLLTKCIEIVAKSDLDFITLDKALPPDIVKQIMDLRLSIGIVWPEISGFPNKHVKSIHRALDSDDVELVRMLLTEGHTSLDDSYALHYAVAHCDSKITTEVLDLGLADVNHRNLRGYTVLHIAAMRREPQIIVSLLTKGARPSDLTLDGRKALEISKRLTKSVDYYRSTEEGKASPKDGLCIEILEQAERRDPLIGEASVSLAMAGDDLRGRLLYLENRVALARVLFPMEAKVAMDIAQVDGTMEFTLGSTSNHTTTNQRTSVVLNETPFRIRQEYLARMIALSRTVELGKRFFRRCSEVLNKIMDDDYTELTSLGQDGSEERRKRYLELQDALIKAFSEDKEEFDRSARSSSSSKLRSRR; translated from the exons ATGGAAGTGAGCCACCTCACCGCGGCGACGGCTTTCTCGGATTCCGACAACGGCAGCACCGTCTGCTTCAGCGACGCCATCCCCGCGGCGGCCTCGGTGGTGGAGTCCGCCACCGCCGACGTGGAAGCCCTCCGCCGCCTCTCCGACAACCTGGGCTCCCTCTTCCAGTCACCGGACTTCGACTTCTGCGCCGACGCCAGCATCGCCGTTGCCGGGAGCCCCCTGCGCGAGGTCCGCGCCCACCGCTGCGTGCTTTCCACCCGGAGCCCCTTCTTCCGGGAGGTGTTCGcgaggcgggagaagggggTGCCGGCGAAACTGGAGCTCAGGGAGCTGGTGAGGGACTTGGAGGTCGGGTACGAGGCCCTGGTGGCGGTTCTTGGGTACCTCTACCGCGGGCGGGTGGGCCCGCTTCCCAGGGGGTTTTGCTCGTGTGTCGACGAGGAGTGCTCCCACGAGGGCTGCCGGCCCGCCGTCGATTTCATGGTCCAGGTGCTCTATGCCTCCTTCACCTTCGAGATCTCCGAGCTGGTCAACCTCTTCCAG AGACACCTTCTTGATATTCTTAAAAAGGTGGCTATAGATGATATACCAGTGATTCTAAATGTTGCGAATATGTGCAGTAAATCTTGTGCCAGATTGCTTACCAAATGCATCGAAATAGTAGCCAAGTCAGACCTGGATTTTATCACACTTGACAAGGCATTGCCTCCAGATATTGTCAAGCAAATAATGGATTTGCGTTTAAGTATTGGAATAGTTTGGCCTGAAATCAGTGGCTTTCCTAataaacatgtcaaaagtatACATAGAGCTCTTGATTCAGATGATGTTGAATTAGTCAGAATGCTGCTAACGGAGGGACACACCTCTTTAGATGATTCGTATGCACTGCATTATGCTGTAGCACATTGTGACTCAAAAATAACAACGGAGGTTCTGGATCTTGGACTTGCAGATGTTAATCACAGAAATCTGAGAGGTTATACCGTACTTCACATAGCTGCGATGCGTAGAGAACCACAAATTATTGTGTCCCTGCTAACAAAGGGAGCTAGACCATCTGATCTAACATTAGATGGAAGAAAAGCACTTGAAATCTCAAAGAGACTTACCAAGTCTGTGGATTACTATAGGTCTACTGAAGAAGGAAAGGCTTCTCCCAAGGATGGGTTGTGCATTGAAATATTAGAGCAAGCTGAAAGAAGGGACCCACTAATAGGAGAAGCTTCTGTTTCTCTTGCGATGGCAGGTGATGACCTACGTGGAAGATTATTGTACCTGGAGAACCGAG TTGCTCTTGCAAGGGTTTTGTTCCCCATGGAGGCAAAAGTTGCCATGGATATTGCTCAAGTGGATGGCACTATGGAATTTACCCTAGGTTCTACTTCAAACCATACAACTACAAATCAGAGGACATCAGTGGTTTTAAATGAAACACCTTTCAGGATCAGGCAGGAGTACCTAGCTCGAATGATAGCACTCTCTAGAACAG TGGAGCTTGGCAAGCGATTCTTCCGACGGTGCTCAGAGGTTCTTAACAAGATCATGGATGACGACTATACAGAGCTCACTTCTCTTGGGCAAGACGGCTcagaagagagaaggaagagataCCTTGAACTGCAAGATGCACTGATAAAAGCGTTTAGTGAGGACAAGGAGGAATTTGATAGGTCTGCACgctcatcttcatcatcaaaaTTGCGGTCGAGAAGATGA
- the LOC103709565 gene encoding glutaredoxin-C7-like: protein MAMQGVSCWPLAGGEVVAVAATAAATSAAAAAGAGGKKSGAALSIDGAEPPEERIERLILENPVLIFSRQGCCMCHVMKHLLATVGVHPTVIELEEAEETAAAASAAAVGLPALFIGGSPVGGLKGLIGLHLSGLLVPRLREVGALWG, encoded by the coding sequence ATGGCGATGCAGGGGGTGAGTTGCTGGCCTCTGGCAGGCGGCGAGGTGGTGGCGGTGGCAGCTACGGCGGCGGCGACgtcagcggcggcggcggcagggGCTGGGGGGAAGAAGAGTGGGGCGGCGCTGTCGATCGATGGGGCTGAGCCGCCGGAGGAGCGGATCGAGCGGCTGATACTGGAGAACCCGGTGTTGATCTTCAGCCGCCAGGGGTGCTGCATGTGCCACGTCATGAAGCACCTCCTCGCCACGGTCGGGGTCCACCCTACGGTGATCGAattggaggaggcggaggagacggcggcggcggcctccGCGGCCGCCGTGGGCCTGCCGGCGCTCTTCATCGGCGGCTCTCCGGTCGGAGGCCTGAAGGGCCTGATAGGGCTCCACCTCAGCGGCCTCCTCGTCCCCAGGCTCCGGGAGGTGGGAGCTCTCTGGGGCTAG